The Moorena producens PAL-8-15-08-1 genomic interval ATCTTTTATATCAGCATTTCTGAGGCTATCTTCAATCTGCTTCTCTTGATCTTTACCAACACATTTTTCCAGAATTCCCTGATTTTTTTTGAACTCCAAATCACTTAAAAGCTCTAAAAGTGCGATATATTTTGTTCCTAGGCTGTGACCTAACCAAAAATAATTACTCGATTTTGCACAGGGGTCTTCTTCATAGATACTGTACTCATATCCCAATTTTTTGGCTTCTTCCAAAATTCCATTGAATAGGGTTTTTTGTTCTTTGACCAAACCAATTGCTACAGGCCAATGGCGGAAGGTAAATCTAAACGGTCTGGCAATAACGGTATAACCTGATTCAAATAATCGCTTGGCGATATATCGGTAAAAAATTGTCGGAAAACTTCCGAAAAATGCACCACCAATCAATTGAACAACACCTATCGGCTTGGGATGGATAGCAACCCAAGCAAAGGGAATTGGTCTAAATTTAAATTCGGCATTCATGGCAGTAACCTCTTTGAGAATAACTAATCGAAAGGGATTTTATAATGCGATCGCTTGTCGGTAATACTATCTAGGTTGAAGGTTACAGGTTGAAGGTTACAGGTTGAAGGTTAGAGGTTACAGGTTGAAGGT includes:
- a CDS encoding DUF1350 family protein; protein product: MNAEFKFRPIPFAWVAIHPKPIGVVQLIGGAFFGSFPTIFYRYIAKRLFESGYTVIARPFRFTFRHWPVAIGLVKEQKTLFNGILEEAKKLGYEYSIYEEDPCAKSSNYFWLGHSLGTKYIALLELLSDLEFKKNQGILEKCVGKDQEKQIEDSLRNADIKDISLINQPSILMAPVISGTRSAVPVPFIADLVDRLGFGVLPTPKQTYCLIKNSRLFQLTALISFSKDKIAQEAGTVRWLQDIAKKLFIDEKLPGKHLTPLGWLRGNDQLADTVIQVITKLAERV